In a single window of the Caproicibacterium sp. BJN0003 genome:
- the pglX gene encoding BREX-1 system adenine-specific DNA-methyltransferase PglX, which produces MNKNAIQKYAVWARNELIEQIDQRAYQYGINDKGYGDENATVIAGRVLSTDEKRQRTAFVHEIQKHGYQQAVEEVAYTWFNRFVALRYMEANDYLPTHVRVFSDTSGSFNPEILKDVLHLELEGLDKSKVSELLNANQTEELYRYLLLTQCNALNEALPEMFEKLGSYTEMLLPNNILKPDSVLGRLVTDIPEEDFRDAVQIIGWMYQYYNTEPKQVVFNGLKKNLKITKEKIPAATQLFTPDWIVRYMVENSLGRLWLESHPNDAMKANWKYYLDEAAQTPEVAECLRVMRSQSPVKSPEDILLIDPCMGSGHILVYAFDVLMQIYESEGYNPRDAAKLILEKNIYGLDIDRRAYQLAYFSLMMKARQYNRRIFTEDIKPQVYYPAGFPDGEEYGSLVKVETLQPKPVEKSGQLSIEDTAYDLQLHAWNFKRLLAQKYDVVVTNPPYMGGSGMGAKLSDFVKLNYPDSKYDLFAVFIERCGELMKPSGYQTMITQHAWMFLSSYDRLRGKLIHRDIVNMAHLGPRAFEEIGGEVVQTTAFVLSKRKTSNYDATYVRLVDYGNQDAKEKAFLSGNDRYLAKIENFEKIPGYPVAYWVSNRIVEIYAQEKLLREIVDTKQGLKSSDDKRFFRFWTEVSVSSIDSSIRSINEAKLSRKKWIPLNKGGTQRWFGDNWYVINWENDGFEIKAYAKSLYKSVTRTITSMDYYFRESITWPQITSSANFRYIPAGFIFNAAGPSMFCNSEKYKWYILGLLNTKIVRVLTAVLNPTVNLVVTDLLNIPFIGDERSIQAVSVTVQENVSLARADWDSFETSWDFKRHPLISGERTITAAFAKWEREAAQRFDTLKANEEELNRIFIDIYGLQDELTPEVEDKDVTVRPANLGRDIRSFISYAVGCMFGRYSLDIEGLAYAGGGWDNGKYKTFIPDKDNILPICDDEYFDDDICGRFVDFVRVVYGAETLEENLKFIADALGGKGTPREVIRNYFLNDFYKDHCKIYQKRPIYWLFDSGKKNGFKALVYLHRYSRDLLAKLRTDYVHEQQERYRTQLAHITTALNTATGAERARLLKQQDKLTEQLKEITAFEEKVHHLADQNIEIDLDDGVKKNYEILTDVLAKI; this is translated from the coding sequence ATGAACAAGAACGCCATTCAAAAATATGCAGTCTGGGCGCGGAATGAGTTGATCGAGCAGATCGATCAACGTGCCTATCAATATGGCATTAACGATAAGGGCTACGGCGATGAGAACGCCACAGTTATTGCTGGACGTGTTCTATCCACAGACGAGAAGCGGCAGCGCACAGCCTTTGTCCACGAGATACAGAAACACGGCTATCAACAAGCAGTTGAGGAAGTGGCGTACACTTGGTTCAACCGCTTTGTCGCCCTTCGCTATATGGAAGCCAACGATTATCTGCCTACTCATGTCCGTGTGTTTTCGGACACTAGTGGCAGTTTCAATCCCGAAATTCTCAAAGACGTCCTGCACCTCGAACTGGAAGGTTTGGACAAGTCGAAAGTGTCCGAACTGCTGAACGCCAACCAGACGGAGGAACTCTACCGCTATCTCCTTCTGACGCAGTGCAACGCATTAAACGAGGCATTGCCGGAGATGTTCGAGAAACTCGGCAGCTACACCGAAATGCTATTGCCAAATAACATTCTGAAACCGGACAGTGTTCTTGGGAGGCTTGTGACGGATATACCCGAAGAAGACTTCCGAGATGCTGTGCAGATTATCGGCTGGATGTACCAGTATTACAACACCGAGCCAAAGCAAGTTGTGTTTAACGGCCTTAAAAAGAACTTGAAAATTACCAAGGAGAAAATCCCCGCCGCGACACAGCTTTTTACACCGGACTGGATTGTGCGGTATATGGTGGAGAACTCTCTCGGACGGCTGTGGCTTGAATCGCATCCGAACGACGCAATGAAAGCGAACTGGAAGTATTATCTCGACGAAGCCGCGCAAACACCGGAAGTAGCGGAGTGTCTGCGTGTCATGCGTTCGCAGTCGCCTGTGAAGTCACCTGAGGATATTCTTCTAATCGACCCCTGCATGGGCAGCGGCCACATATTAGTTTACGCTTTTGATGTGCTGATGCAGATATACGAGAGCGAGGGCTACAATCCACGCGATGCCGCAAAATTAATACTTGAGAAAAATATTTACGGTCTAGACATCGACCGTAGGGCGTATCAGCTTGCCTATTTTTCGTTAATGATGAAAGCTCGTCAGTACAACCGCCGCATTTTCACTGAGGACATAAAGCCGCAGGTTTATTACCCCGCCGGATTCCCCGACGGTGAAGAATACGGCTCGCTTGTGAAAGTGGAAACGCTCCAACCGAAGCCCGTCGAGAAATCCGGGCAGTTAAGTATTGAAGACACCGCCTACGACTTGCAGCTGCACGCTTGGAACTTTAAGCGGCTCTTGGCTCAGAAGTATGATGTGGTTGTCACCAATCCGCCGTATATGGGCGGTTCGGGTATGGGTGCGAAACTGTCGGACTTTGTAAAATTGAACTATCCCGACAGTAAGTACGACCTATTCGCCGTGTTCATCGAAAGATGTGGAGAATTGATGAAACCATCGGGTTATCAGACAATGATTACGCAACACGCGTGGATGTTTCTTTCAAGCTACGATAGACTGCGCGGCAAACTGATACACCGTGACATTGTAAACATGGCTCATTTGGGTCCACGAGCGTTTGAAGAAATCGGCGGCGAAGTTGTGCAGACTACTGCATTTGTGCTTTCAAAGCGTAAAACCTCTAACTATGATGCTACTTATGTGCGTTTAGTGGATTATGGTAACCAAGACGCGAAAGAAAAAGCTTTTTTGTCGGGCAATGACCGTTACTTGGCTAAAATTGAGAACTTTGAAAAAATACCCGGCTACCCAGTAGCGTATTGGGTTAGTAACAGAATTGTTGAAATATATGCTCAGGAAAAACTATTACGTGAAATTGTAGACACCAAGCAAGGGCTAAAATCTTCTGATGACAAGAGATTTTTCAGATTCTGGACGGAGGTTTCAGTTTCAAGCATTGATTCTTCCATTCGCTCAATAAATGAAGCCAAACTATCTCGGAAGAAGTGGATTCCACTTAATAAAGGCGGTACGCAGAGATGGTTCGGAGATAACTGGTATGTCATCAACTGGGAAAATGATGGTTTTGAAATAAAGGCTTATGCAAAGAGCCTTTACAAGAGTGTCACTCGGACTATCACAAGTATGGATTACTACTTCAGAGAAAGTATTACTTGGCCTCAGATAACCTCGTCTGCCAACTTTCGTTATATACCAGCAGGCTTTATATTCAACGCTGCCGGTCCATCAATGTTTTGTAACAGCGAGAAATACAAGTGGTATATTCTTGGGCTTTTAAACACAAAGATTGTTAGAGTGTTAACGGCGGTTCTAAACCCAACAGTCAACCTTGTCGTAACTGATTTGCTGAACATACCTTTTATAGGTGATGAGCGAAGCATTCAAGCAGTATCTGTGACAGTTCAAGAAAATGTTTCTCTCGCTCGTGCTGACTGGGATTCCTTTGAAACCTCGTGGGACTTCAAGCGTCATCCGTTGATTAGCGGTGAGAGGACCATTACGGCAGCATTTGCCAAGTGGGAGCGCGAGGCAGCGCAACGTTTTGACACGCTCAAAGCCAACGAAGAAGAGCTCAACCGCATCTTCATCGACATCTACGGCTTGCAAGACGAACTCACGCCGGAGGTTGAAGACAAAGACGTGACCGTGCGACCTGCCAACCTGGGGCGGGATATTCGCAGTTTCATCAGCTATGCTGTTGGCTGTATGTTTGGACGGTACTCACTTGATATCGAAGGTCTTGCCTACGCGGGCGGCGGCTGGGACAATGGTAAATATAAGACGTTCATTCCCGACAAGGACAATATCCTCCCTATCTGCGACGACGAGTATTTCGACGACGACATCTGCGGTCGGTTTGTGGACTTCGTGCGCGTGGTCTACGGTGCGGAAACATTGGAGGAAAATTTGAAGTTCATCGCCGACGCACTCGGCGGCAAGGGTACGCCGCGTGAGGTCATTCGTAATTATTTCTTGAATGACTTTTACAAAGACCATTGCAAGATTTATCAGAAGCGCCCGATTTACTGGCTGTTTGACAGCGGTAAAAAGAATGGCTTCAAGGCTCTTGTGTACCTGCACCGCTATTCACGCGATCTGCTCGCCAAACTTCGTACGGATTACGTCCACGAGCAGCAGGAGCGTTACCGTACACAGCTGGCGCACATCACTACTGCTCTGAACACAGCAACAGGCGCAGAACGGGCGCGGCTCTTAAAACAGCAGGACAAGCTGACTGAGCAGCTGAAAGAAATCACCGCTTTTGAAGAGAAGGTACACCACCTCGCCGACCAAAACATTGAGATTGACCTCGACGACGGTGTTAAGAAGAACTACGAAATTCTCACCGACGTTCTGGCGAAGATATAG